The proteins below come from a single Garra rufa chromosome 25, GarRuf1.0, whole genome shotgun sequence genomic window:
- the saal1 gene encoding protein saal1 — protein sequence MEHNDRCAEEEVDGDSCGSSTAGSPEMDRNPSPPPDEDETEAGEEADAIGETVYSKHWIFSTLTRLIQMVTDQEGGLSDSFMELTDDLEEDLCKVWDMAMDKDVAVFLQEFKAPDILLGVIAKSRSPRLTEICVGILGNMACFHDTCVSLSQNSDLCAVLLLLLGDNDPPTLLETCRLLLTCMSQPDVAPLWLERIRQQPAVCSSLCFIMSSSTNVDLLVKVGELVDKLFDEDEEMMKSWVSTPPSDSDPNKDTQQGVASSLLEAATQLRSESPEALEVYLHSLQLLTTVGEGMQALVSDGACGHAVWTFVCKIVCEDLCQADDPPLILQEQKALLAPALALLSSLHSSLQTDISSELLGSLIRILHFNTECRQSRTAANSESKEEKQAEDEQLKALVETTAEFLSGVLMELNKDLLSAIVKEGHLTERSCVSAIGNLVPQHITAVQHLVGLLSEVEPKLADIIKKDFSISSNVSS from the exons ATGG aGCACAATGACAGATGCGCTGAGGAGGAGGTGGATGGAGACAGTTGTGGATCCTCAACTGCAGGTTCACCGGAGATGGACCGCAACCCGTCGCCTCCACCTGATGAAGATGAGACTGAGGCTGGTGAGGAGGCAGACGCCATCGGGGAGACGGTATACAGCAAACACTGGATCTTCAGCACCCTGACCCGCCTCATTCAG ATGGTGACAGATCAAGAAGGTGGGCTGAGTGATTCTTTCATGGAATTGACAGATGATCTGGAGGAGGACTTATGTAAAGTATGGGACATGGCTATGGATAAG GATGTGGCTGTTTTTCTTCAAGAGTTCAAAGCTCCAGACATCTTGCTGGGTGTGATTGCAAAGTCACGTAGTCCACGACTCACG GAAATCTGTGTTGGAATTCTGGGTAATATGGCCTGTTTCCATGACACATGTGTATCTCTCAGCCAGAACTCTGACCTATg TGCTGTGTTACTACTTCTGCTTGGGGACAATGATCCACCTACACTCTTGGAAACCTGCCG GCTCCTGCTAACATGCATGTCTCAGCCTGACGTCGCCCCTCTGTGGCTAGAGAGGATACGGCAGCAGCCAGCGGTGTGCAGCAGTCTGTGTTTTATCATGAGCAGTTCCACCAATG TGGATTTGCTGGTTAAGGTTGGGGAGCTGGTGGATAAGCTCTTTGATGAGGATGAGGAGATGATGAAAAGTTGGGTGTCCACCCCACCCAGCGACAGTGACCCAAATAAGGACACACAGCAGGGCGTCGCGTCCTCTCTGCTGGAGGCGGCCACACAGCTTAG GTCAGAGAGTCCAGAGGCTCTTGAAGTGTATCTTCATTCACTGCAGCTTCTGACTACAGTAGGAGAGGGCATGCAGGCTCTAG TATCAGACGGAGCATGTGGTCATGCGGTGTGGACATTTGTGTGTAAGATCGTATGTGAAGATTTATGTCAAGCAGACGATCCTCCTCTCATCCTGCAGGAGCAGAAAGCTCTCTTGGCCCCAGCGCTCGCCCTACTGTCTTCGCTACACTCCAGTCTGCAGACAGATATAA GTTCAGAATTATTAGGAAGTCTAATCCGCATCCTGCATTTTAATACGGAATGCCGTCAGAGCCGAACAGCTGCAAACTCTGAATCGAAAGAAGAGAAACAAGCAGAAGATGAACAGCTCAAAGCTTTAGTTGAAACCACAGCCGAGTTCCTCTCAGGCGTCCTTATGGAACTCAATAAG GATCTTTTATCAGCCATAGTCAAGGAAGGGCATCTGACAGAGAGAAGCTGTGTGTCTGCTATTGGCAACCTTGTACCTCAACATATAACGGCG GTCCAGCACCTGGTTGGCTTGTTATCAGAAGTGGAACCAAAACTAGCAGACATTATAAAAAAGGACTTTTCAATTTCATCCAATGTCTCAAGCTGA